TGGGCATCAAGAGCTCCAAATGCATGGGCGGACAAGCCTGCTGCTATTGTAAGTGCTGGTGGAAATTTTGGAGGAGGAAGATCTCAGTACCATCTACGTCAGGTTGGAGTTTTTCTGGATCTTCATTTCATCAACAAACCAGAACTGTTTGTCCATGCATTCCAGCCTCCATCAAAATTTGACAGTGATGGAAATCTAATTGATCCTGAGATTAGAGAACGGCTGAAGCAAGTGCTTCTGTCGCTCCAGGCCTTCACCCTTCGTCTTCAGAACAAATGTTGAATTTCCAGATCACAGTCATTGGTGAATTGGAAGTGTTTTGTGTTTTTTGATTGACAATATTTTGCGGTAAAACCTATGAGTGTTCTTCTCGTGTTATTCAGCAAGCTGTGCTTGGTGATTTTTTTATAGTAATAAAAGAAACCTATGATTCCCTTAGTTTGTTGTACTGCTTGATAATTTCCAGGGTTTTCAAACATGGAAATAATTAATCTATTCGATGACATCAGTTGTGAATTGATGCATTTACTGTTCCCCATAAAGGGGAACATCTTtgatatcatatcaatattacTATCTGCTATTTGCATTTTTAGACACTGAATTATTCTCCACATTACTAATTTGTAGACAAGAATTGTAAGTGCCACTTTATTAACGCAGTATGACCCATGTATTCCCACATCAATTCTCTTTGTATTATATCTACAATGACCATGCATAGACAGCTAAttagtttttctttttgttctccaTGTTGTGGTTAGTATGCTATGAATACAGATTAAAATGGTCAGATTTGAGTGCCTTAACTCTAAAGTTTTTGGATCTGCCTTCTCATGGAATGACTAATTTCCTCGATTAATCAAATAACAGACTGTGTTATTATTTTTGCAGTGATAATAGTTACTTGTGGTTGCTTTAGATCCTAGAAACTAGATCATCTCAGGGTGAAACTAAATCACTTTTCCTTTCCACACTccttttgctttttcttttttggttagCCATAGATGAATCAGTTTGTGTTGTAGAGGAAACTGGATTGATTGCTGTTAGCAGGTGAAGCACCTTCTTGCTTTTGAAGTGTGCAGAAGCTCTCATCTCTAATCTTAGCACTAGATCCACTTATAAGGTCCATAAATGTTGATTTACCTCatctaataatttttatatctaaaatatcagTTCTACCAACTTCAGGTGAGGCTTCCAAACATCACTCCTAAATTTTACACCTAGAAAATTAGTTTAGTATATGATCTATAAtttgtatatttaaaatattagtctAATATTGATGTGATAGTAAATATTaagagtttaaaattttattcaataTATATTAAAGATATTTGCTAGTGTAAGgattttaattattaataataaggTTATATATCCAATTTTATCTTGaccattttcttgaaaagaaactCATGCTATTATCACtagaacaagaaaaatataatttagatTCATTCTGATATCGTTCAAAATATTAAGGTCCTTTACATGCAACCCTTCTTTTTAGATCCATAAAGAAGAGACagattaattatgattaattgtAGGAAATGTTATGTTGCCTGAGTTAAAAAGACATATTAATACCTAAATCACTCCTAATATTTCATAATCATAATACAATTATAAAGGATATTAATATCACTTTAAGAATTCTACCTCACTAGTGATTAATAgttgattgataatttttttagtcAATAAATAATAGGTAAAGAAAACTCTTTCTTTACCCACCTTGTGATAGACTTAAATGGGCGCACCATTGAACTTCACCCACCTTGTTATTGGTCATTGGCTATGGCAGCCTCAGATGGGACCCAATATTGTTCTTGTCTTTGAATCCAATCACGACGCAGGTGGCGCTATAAGTAAGGTAGGTGGGTAGGAGAAGCATTTGCCCGTACTATTTCCATCAGATTCCACGGAAACGCTCCTTTCCCCACAAGTCCATGGGCCGTATTTATCCATGTCCGGTTCCCAACTGGGGGCGGGTTGTGGCGAATCCGATGGCTGCGGAACCACCGCACACGGGCGGCGCTGGTCTCGTCGTCGCCAACAATGACACCATCCGATCCTTCCTCGTCTCCACCGCGAAGGACGTCCGTCACCTCCCCGACGAGCTTCGAGATCTCGCTTCCGCTCTCTCGTCGCACAGCACCGTGCCCTATCGGTCTCTTAGGAGCATCTGGTCCGCCCTCCCCACAGCCGACCGCCCCGCCCTCCGCTGCCTTTTCGCCGGTGCCGGTTTCGTCTTGTCGAGCCCGAAGCCCAGGGAGAAGGTGAGCGCCCGTGAAAGGTTGGATAATTCTTTCTTTCTGACGTAAGGGTCCTGCTCAAGGTTTGAACTCCGTGTGGAAATTGGTAGAGCGAAGAGCTGAAGGAGAGACTCAAGAAGCTCGCCGAATCGGCGGAGAGAAGGGAGTATCAGGAGCTTGTGAAGGACATTGCGCCCAAGAGAGAGGCTGCAGAGCCTTTCTCTTCCTATAAGGATCAGATAGGATTTGGTATTGAtctcttttttgttcttctaatatttggaaaattttgatatatttattCTTCTGAAATTTGACAAATAGAGTTTTCATCTTTATATCCATGGTAGGAAAATTTGTTTGACTCTAAAGAGAGGTTTATCCCTAATCTTCTAAGAAACTTTTGTTGCATGTAGCCTCTGAATAATATGATATTAAGGCTCATGTACTTCTTTAAGTGCACCAGACACTCATATAGATTTGTAGAAAAGAAGAAAACTTTATTGATCTAGCTACGGGCACCTCTTTTAGTCATGACAAAAGCTAATGTTCATATGCTCCGTGTGGATTAGAAAGGGTAGTTTTCTATAGaataaatttttatgtttttggtAACCTCCCATCCCTAGTATCTTA
This genomic stretch from Musa acuminata AAA Group cultivar baxijiao chromosome BXJ3-9, Cavendish_Baxijiao_AAA, whole genome shotgun sequence harbors:
- the LOC135650124 gene encoding uncharacterized protein LOC135650124; its protein translation is MGRIYPCPVPNWGRVVANPMAAEPPHTGGAGLVVANNDTIRSFLVSTAKDVRHLPDELRDLASALSSHSTVPYRSLRSIWSALPTADRPALRCLFAGAGFVLSSPKPREKSEELKERLKKLAESAERREYQELVKDIAPKREAAEPFSSYKDQIGFGLHVVLIMFTGYLVGFAAFRALFNHSAALNAAGGILGMVCGMLLETVLFIFRTSTKDVASSTQRSNKRKLL